One window from the genome of Aricia agestis chromosome 6, ilAriAges1.1, whole genome shotgun sequence encodes:
- the LOC121727692 gene encoding cytochrome P450 4C1-like isoform X1, which yields MFFYLFCVAIFLIAIHVLFNYNAKARLIFKLPSTKSTFIMGHALDVMVSQVELFRYARNMAAKFSGIYGFHAFPVSSVCIYNPEDVEIITSSMKHNEKSNLYRFLKPWLQDGLLVSKGSKWQQRRKILTSAFHFNVLQKYFVTMKDNDKALIESLKKSNGEPVDIVSTMTEYTLNTICESAMGIKLREKESELGKSYKNAIYSLGKDLVKRFSNIFIHPDITFYSTILGIRQTKYLNTIHSFTKSIIQKRKEALNNYEVSDENNNEEELGIKKKRTAMLDLLLSAQKHGIIDDKGIQEEVDTFMFEGHDTTAAGLTYAILLLANHSDIQNKIVEELHGIFGNDDRDATMDDLAAMKYLELCLKESMRLYPPVPFIMRQITQPCKLSNFEIPKNTLCSIHIYDLHRNEIMFPDPHKFNPERFLPENSVGRHNYAYIPFSAGPRNCIGQKFAMMEMKSSVSSILRNFELLPVTKPSDIVFIADIVLRNTEPIYVRFVPRR from the exons TGGAGCTATTTCGGTATGCCCGGAACATGGCAGCCAAGTTCTCGGGAATCTACGGATTCCATGCGTTCCCGGTGTCCAGTGTCTGCATCTACAATCCAGAAGATGTCGAG ATCATCACATCGAGTATGAAGCACAATGAGAAGAGTAACTTGTACAGATTTCTAAAGCCATGGCTGCAAGATGGACTACTTGTAAGTAAAG GTTCAAAATGGCAGCAGCGTCGAAAAATTCTTACATCGGCCTTCCATTTTAACGTGTTGCAAAAATATTTCGTAACAATGAAGGACAACGATAAAGCACTAATTGAATCTCTCAAAAAGAGTAATGGAGAACCCGTAGATATCGTGTCAACAATGACCGAATACACACTGAATACCATTTGCG AATCAGCAATGGGAATAAAGCTAAGAGAAAAAGAGTCTGAGCTTGGAAAATCGTACAAAAATGCGATATACAGTCTCGGAAAGGACCTAGTGAAAAGATTTTCGAACATCTTCATCCATCCTGATATTACATTCTACTCAACAATCCTGGGAATACGTCAAACGAAATATTTGAATACTATACACAGCTTCACGAAAAGTATTATACAGAAAAGAAAGGAAGCTTTAAATAATTACGAAGTTAGtgatgaaaataataatgagGAAGAATTGGgtattaaaaagaaaagaacTGCCATGTTAGATTTACTGCTATCCGCACAAAAGCACGGAATAATAGATGATAAAGGTATTCAAGAAGAAGTCGACACATTTATGTTTGAg GGACACGATACGACAGCAGCTGGATTAACCTATGCAATTTTGTTACTGGCAAATCACTCTGACATTCAA AACAAAATAGTTGAGGAGTTACATGGCATATTTGGAAACGACGACAGAGACGCAACTATGGATGATTTGGCTGCGATGAAATATCTAGAGTTGTGTTTAAAAGAATCCATGCGTCTCTATCCACCTGTACCGTTTATAATGAGACAAATAACACAACCCTGCAAATTAA GTAATTTTGAAATACCAAAGAATACATTATGCAGTATCCACATCTATGATTTACACCGAAACGAAATTATGTTCCCCGATCCGCACAAGTTTAACCCTGAGCGGTTCCTGCCGGAGAACAGCGTGGGTCGGCACAACTACGCCTACATACCCTTCAGTGCCGGACCCAGAAACTGCATTG GTCAAAAATTCGCAATGATGGAAATGAAATCATCTGTGTCGTCAATTTTAAGAAACTTCGAGCTACTTCCAGTGACCAAGCCATCAGATATTGTTTTTATTGCCGACATCGTCTTAAGAAACACCGAGCCAATCTACGTTCGATTTGTACCTAGACGTTAA
- the LOC121727692 gene encoding cytochrome P450 4C1-like isoform X2, whose translation MKHNEKSNLYRFLKPWLQDGLLVSKGSKWQQRRKILTSAFHFNVLQKYFVTMKDNDKALIESLKKSNGEPVDIVSTMTEYTLNTICESAMGIKLREKESELGKSYKNAIYSLGKDLVKRFSNIFIHPDITFYSTILGIRQTKYLNTIHSFTKSIIQKRKEALNNYEVSDENNNEEELGIKKKRTAMLDLLLSAQKHGIIDDKGIQEEVDTFMFEGHDTTAAGLTYAILLLANHSDIQNKIVEELHGIFGNDDRDATMDDLAAMKYLELCLKESMRLYPPVPFIMRQITQPCKLSNFEIPKNTLCSIHIYDLHRNEIMFPDPHKFNPERFLPENSVGRHNYAYIPFSAGPRNCIGQKFAMMEMKSSVSSILRNFELLPVTKPSDIVFIADIVLRNTEPIYVRFVPRR comes from the exons ATGAAGCACAATGAGAAGAGTAACTTGTACAGATTTCTAAAGCCATGGCTGCAAGATGGACTACTTGTAAGTAAAG GTTCAAAATGGCAGCAGCGTCGAAAAATTCTTACATCGGCCTTCCATTTTAACGTGTTGCAAAAATATTTCGTAACAATGAAGGACAACGATAAAGCACTAATTGAATCTCTCAAAAAGAGTAATGGAGAACCCGTAGATATCGTGTCAACAATGACCGAATACACACTGAATACCATTTGCG AATCAGCAATGGGAATAAAGCTAAGAGAAAAAGAGTCTGAGCTTGGAAAATCGTACAAAAATGCGATATACAGTCTCGGAAAGGACCTAGTGAAAAGATTTTCGAACATCTTCATCCATCCTGATATTACATTCTACTCAACAATCCTGGGAATACGTCAAACGAAATATTTGAATACTATACACAGCTTCACGAAAAGTATTATACAGAAAAGAAAGGAAGCTTTAAATAATTACGAAGTTAGtgatgaaaataataatgagGAAGAATTGGgtattaaaaagaaaagaacTGCCATGTTAGATTTACTGCTATCCGCACAAAAGCACGGAATAATAGATGATAAAGGTATTCAAGAAGAAGTCGACACATTTATGTTTGAg GGACACGATACGACAGCAGCTGGATTAACCTATGCAATTTTGTTACTGGCAAATCACTCTGACATTCAA AACAAAATAGTTGAGGAGTTACATGGCATATTTGGAAACGACGACAGAGACGCAACTATGGATGATTTGGCTGCGATGAAATATCTAGAGTTGTGTTTAAAAGAATCCATGCGTCTCTATCCACCTGTACCGTTTATAATGAGACAAATAACACAACCCTGCAAATTAA GTAATTTTGAAATACCAAAGAATACATTATGCAGTATCCACATCTATGATTTACACCGAAACGAAATTATGTTCCCCGATCCGCACAAGTTTAACCCTGAGCGGTTCCTGCCGGAGAACAGCGTGGGTCGGCACAACTACGCCTACATACCCTTCAGTGCCGGACCCAGAAACTGCATTG GTCAAAAATTCGCAATGATGGAAATGAAATCATCTGTGTCGTCAATTTTAAGAAACTTCGAGCTACTTCCAGTGACCAAGCCATCAGATATTGTTTTTATTGCCGACATCGTCTTAAGAAACACCGAGCCAATCTACGTTCGATTTGTACCTAGACGTTAA